A single genomic interval of Geotrypetes seraphini chromosome 1, aGeoSer1.1, whole genome shotgun sequence harbors:
- the POU4F2 gene encoding POU domain, class 4, transcription factor 2 isoform X2 encodes MMSLNSGKQVFSVPHGSLHEPKYSALHSGGGGSTEAMRRACLPTPPVIMCAFYLQLQSNIFGGLDESLLARAEALAAVDIVSQNKSHHHHHHHQPPHHSPFKPDATYHTMNSIPCTSSTSSGSSVPISHPSAVPGAHHHHHHHHHHHHQPHQTLEGELLDHITPGLALGAMTGPDVSVVSTSSHPHMASMNPMHQAALSMAHAHGLPSHMGCMTDVDADPRDLEAFAERFKQRRIKLGVTQADVGSALANLKIPGVGSLSQSTICRFESLTLSHNNMIALKPILQAWLEEAEKSHREKLTKPELFNGAEKKRKRTSIAAPEKRSLEAYFAIQPRPSSEKIAAIAEKLDLKKNVVRVWFCNQRQKQKRMKYSAGI; translated from the exons ATGATGTCCCTGAACAGCGGCAAGCAGGTGTTCAGCGTGCCTCACGGCAGCCTGCACGAGCCCAAGTACTCGGCGCTGCACTC tggtGGCGGCGGTTCGACAGAAGCCATGAGGCGAGCATGTCTCCCGACCCCGCCGGTAA TAATGTGTGCCTTCTATTTGCAATTGCAGAGCAATATATTCGGTGGTCTGGATGAGAGTTTGCTGGCCCGCGCTGAAGCTCTGGCAGCGGTGGATATCGTTTCCCAGAACAAGAGTCACCATCATCATCACCATCACCAGCCTCCTCACCACAGCCCCTTCAAGCCGGACGCCACTTACCACACCATGAACTCTATCCCTTGCACTTCTTCGACTTCTTCGGGTTCCTCGGTGCCCATCTCCCACCCATCGGCTGTGCCAGGAGCTCACCACCACCATCATCACCACCATCATCACCACCATCAACCTCATCAAACACTAGAAGGGGAGCTGCTGGATCACATAACCCCTGGGTTAGCCCTTGGGGCCATGACGGGACCGGATGTGTCGGTGGTGTCCACATCATCTCACCCTCACATGGCCAGCATGAACCCTATGCACCAGGCAGCCTTGAGCATGGCCCATGCCCACGGGCTGCCCTCTCACATGGGCTGCATGACTGACGTGGATGCCGACCCCCGGGATTTGGAAGCTTTTGCCGAGAGGTTCAAGCAGAGGAGGATCAAGCTCGGGGTGACCCAAGCTGATGTAGGTTCAGCCTTGGCCAATTTGAAGATCCCAGGGGTGGGTTCCCTCAGCCAGAGCACCATCTGCAGGTTCGAATCCCTCACCCTTTCCCACAATAACATGATCGCCTTGAAACCTATCTTACAAGCCTGGCTGGAAGAAGCCGAAAAATCTCACCGAGAAAAGCTTACCAAACCCGAGCTCTTCAATGgggcagagaagaaaaggaaacgcACCTCTATCGCTGCCCCAGAGAAGAGGTCACTGGAAGCCTATTTTGCAATCCAGCCTCGCCCTTCTTCTGAGAAAATAGCGGCTATCGCTGAGAAACTGGACCTAAAAAAGAATGTGGTCCGTGTATGGTTCTGCAACCAGAGGCAGAAGCAAAAAAGGATGAAATATTCCGCTGGGATTTAG
- the POU4F2 gene encoding POU domain, class 4, transcription factor 2 isoform X1, which translates to MMMMSLNSGKQVFSVPHGSLHEPKYSALHSPPPNSSPGRGGTPGTGGGGGAAGGGGGGGSGGGGSTEAMRRACLPTPPSNIFGGLDESLLARAEALAAVDIVSQNKSHHHHHHHQPPHHSPFKPDATYHTMNSIPCTSSTSSGSSVPISHPSAVPGAHHHHHHHHHHHHQPHQTLEGELLDHITPGLALGAMTGPDVSVVSTSSHPHMASMNPMHQAALSMAHAHGLPSHMGCMTDVDADPRDLEAFAERFKQRRIKLGVTQADVGSALANLKIPGVGSLSQSTICRFESLTLSHNNMIALKPILQAWLEEAEKSHREKLTKPELFNGAEKKRKRTSIAAPEKRSLEAYFAIQPRPSSEKIAAIAEKLDLKKNVVRVWFCNQRQKQKRMKYSAGI; encoded by the exons ATGATGATGATGTCCCTGAACAGCGGCAAGCAGGTGTTCAGCGTGCCTCACGGCAGCCTGCACGAGCCCAAGTACTCGGCGCTGCACTCGCCGCCGCCCAACAGCTCCCCGGGCAGGGGCGGCACTCCCGGCaccgggggaggagggggagcggcgggaggaggaggaggaggaggaagtggtGGCGGCGGTTCGACAGAAGCCATGAGGCGAGCATGTCTCCCGACCCCGCCG AGCAATATATTCGGTGGTCTGGATGAGAGTTTGCTGGCCCGCGCTGAAGCTCTGGCAGCGGTGGATATCGTTTCCCAGAACAAGAGTCACCATCATCATCACCATCACCAGCCTCCTCACCACAGCCCCTTCAAGCCGGACGCCACTTACCACACCATGAACTCTATCCCTTGCACTTCTTCGACTTCTTCGGGTTCCTCGGTGCCCATCTCCCACCCATCGGCTGTGCCAGGAGCTCACCACCACCATCATCACCACCATCATCACCACCATCAACCTCATCAAACACTAGAAGGGGAGCTGCTGGATCACATAACCCCTGGGTTAGCCCTTGGGGCCATGACGGGACCGGATGTGTCGGTGGTGTCCACATCATCTCACCCTCACATGGCCAGCATGAACCCTATGCACCAGGCAGCCTTGAGCATGGCCCATGCCCACGGGCTGCCCTCTCACATGGGCTGCATGACTGACGTGGATGCCGACCCCCGGGATTTGGAAGCTTTTGCCGAGAGGTTCAAGCAGAGGAGGATCAAGCTCGGGGTGACCCAAGCTGATGTAGGTTCAGCCTTGGCCAATTTGAAGATCCCAGGGGTGGGTTCCCTCAGCCAGAGCACCATCTGCAGGTTCGAATCCCTCACCCTTTCCCACAATAACATGATCGCCTTGAAACCTATCTTACAAGCCTGGCTGGAAGAAGCCGAAAAATCTCACCGAGAAAAGCTTACCAAACCCGAGCTCTTCAATGgggcagagaagaaaaggaaacgcACCTCTATCGCTGCCCCAGAGAAGAGGTCACTGGAAGCCTATTTTGCAATCCAGCCTCGCCCTTCTTCTGAGAAAATAGCGGCTATCGCTGAGAAACTGGACCTAAAAAAGAATGTGGTCCGTGTATGGTTCTGCAACCAGAGGCAGAAGCAAAAAAGGATGAAATATTCCGCTGGGATTTAG